Genomic window (Methanotorris formicicus Mc-S-70):
GATAGTAAGAATCCACTGAAGGAGTACCCTAACGTGCTAATCGTTTCTAAGTATGTGTTGCTTTCTATAGCTTTGATGAATCCTTTAGAATAACCTTCAACCCGATAAATCCTCGGCGTAATTTGTAAAGCCTTACCAACAAAACTGTTAAATTCGTTAAAGGATTTTATTATTGTGTGTTTTATCCCCTTCATGATTTCACCTCCATATTTTTTTGATATTAACTATTCGATATTACCAAATATTAAGTTTTCTATTAGTTAGTATGATGTTCGGAGATACTGAAACTTATTTTCACAAAAAATTATTGAAACCATTCCGGAGTCTTTATTAACTTATAACCTCCTAACGGTCCGGACTTTCCTTCAATTTCAAATCCCAAGTTTTTCAAATCCCTTATTCTATTATGCACAGCGACCCTACTACTTCTTCCAATAAACTTTTTCAAATACTCTCCTGAAACATATTCGGAATTTTTTGTAAATATGCCCTTCTTTTCAAGTATCTTCTGGGCTTGATTCTTCCCAATCTCTTCACTTAGGCGTTTATACAACTCTCCAACCCCAATTAAAATATTGAGTATAATAAAATGCCCAATATCAAGTTTTACATCGCTTTCATATGCCTTTTTTAAAAATTCCCAAAAATCAAAGTCCTTTCTATTCGCCATAAGTTTAATCTCTCTCTCAACGTTTAATTTATTCTCACTCATTTACATACCCCTCTTTTTTGCCACCTTTCTTGCAAGTGCAACTTCTCCAATCCTAATTAAACCTGCAAAGAACTTTTCCAAACCACCACATGCCCAAATTGCCTTACCAAATGTGGCATCTTTTATTCTCCTCTCATATTCTTCAGGAGTTATCTCCTCTCCAGTGGTTTGTTTTGTTACAATTGCCGCTGCTTCCATCAATTCTTCCCAAGTTATGCCTCTTAATTGCTCTTGAAGTGTCTTAAACAACTTATAAACTGGAATATCATAGAGTTTTGCAAGTGTCTTTGTAATGTCACAATTCCTAACTATACCCACAACCTTTCCTTCGTTGTTAACCACTGGAATACTAACAACCTTATACTTAACAATCTTAATTACTGCCTCTCTTGCCTCATCATTTTCATTTAATATGATAACTCTATCAATATCATGCATAAATTCTTTTATTTCTTTCTTTTTATCTTCATCGTTAAGTATTAACAAATCAATAGCATTAATCCATCCTACTAATTTATCGTGTTCATCAACAACAGGGGATGAGTATCTCTTTTTTTTATACATTAATTCAGATACCTCTTCAACTGTATAATCGGGATAAACCTTTAAAAAGTTAGTGTCCATAAGTTCTTTCACTTTCATAAAATTACCTCCCTAATCCCCATTTTTTCGATCTTTATTGCACCAACTGGACATACATCCCTACACCTACCACAGAATATGCATTTTTCTGTGCCTATCTCAACACCTTCAGGAATTTCTTTTATTGCATTAACGGGACAAAC
Coding sequences:
- a CDS encoding CBS domain-containing protein, with the translated sequence MKVKELMDTNFLKVYPDYTVEEVSELMYKKKRYSSPVVDEHDKLVGWINAIDLLILNDEDKKKEIKEFMHDIDRVIILNENDEAREAVIKIVKYKVVSIPVVNNEGKVVGIVRNCDITKTLAKLYDIPVYKLFKTLQEQLRGITWEELMEAAAIVTKQTTGEEITPEEYERRIKDATFGKAIWACGGLEKFFAGLIRIGEVALARKVAKKRGM
- a CDS encoding HTH domain-containing protein → MSENKLNVEREIKLMANRKDFDFWEFLKKAYESDVKLDIGHFIILNILIGVGELYKRLSEEIGKNQAQKILEKKGIFTKNSEYVSGEYLKKFIGRSSRVAVHNRIRDLKNLGFEIEGKSGPLGGYKLIKTPEWFQ